The sequence CCGACCTCAAGGACAAGCTGCTCAAGCTCGAAGCCCTGCGCAGCGTCCTGGGCGATGAGATCACCGAACAGAAGAGCAAAGAGCTGGACACGGAACTGCAACTGCTGATCCAGACCGCGGGCGGCGCGTTCGTGGTTGGGGATGTGCAGACGGCCGGCGATTTCGTTGGCCGCGACCAGTGGCGGGTTTACATCAGTAATTTCTACGCTGACAAGCCGGCCGACCAGATACCGGTGGAGGTGCTGCTGGCCGCGTACCTGCGCAGCCTGGCAGCCGAGTGCAGCCGCCTGCCCCTGGGCCTCATTGACACCGAGTTCGTGCGCAGCAGCGGCGAGTCGCCCGTGCCCCTGGCTGATGTGTATGTGGATTTGGACGTGGTGTCGGTTCCGGCCGAGCGCACGCGGGACGAGCGCAGCCTGGCCCTGCACCTGGCGCGCGGCAAAGAGGGGGACCGCACGCCGTTGCTCGAGGCCATCGCGGTCGCCACCAAGCGCCGCATCGTGTTGACCGGCGACGCCGGCTCCGGTAAAACCACGTTCGTCAACTACCTGACCTATCTGCTGGCGACCCACAGCCCGGCCCTGCCCCAGGCGCTGGCCGACGCGCTGCCGGTGCGCCTGCTGCTGCGGGAGGTGGCCGCGCGCCAGATTCCGCTCGACGCCCGCCAGGGCGCGGCGGCCATGATCTGGGCCGCGCTGCGCGACGACCTGCGCCAGCGCCTGGGCGAGACGGCCGGCGACCGCGCGTTCGAGACCTGGCAGCAGCGCCTGCTCAAAGAGCCGGCCGTCATCCTGCTCGACGGGCTGGATGAGGTGCCGGAGGCGCAGCGCCGGCGTGAGGTGCTCCTGCAGGCGATCCGGGACTTCCTCGCGCCCCTGCCCAAGGTCACGCGTGTCTTGGTGACCGCGCGGCCCTATGCCTATGCCGACCCACGCTGGCATCTGCCCCGTTTCAGCACCCTGGCCCTGGCGCCCTTCGACGAGCGCCAGGTGCAGCGCTTCATCGCCCGCTGGTATCAGGCCGTGGCGCCCGACCTGGGCTGGGATGCCGTCACCGCGCAGCAGCGCGGGGAGCGCCTGGCGGCCGCGCTGCAGGAGCGCCCCTTCCTGGCCGACCTGGCCTCACGACCTCTGCTGCTGACCCTGATGGCAACGCTGCACAGCAGTTGGGGTCAACTGCCCGAAGACCGCGCGGATCTGTACGAGGAGACGGTCAAGCTGCTGCTGGCGCGCTGGCAGCGCGGCCGCGAAATCAGCGGGCCGGACGGTCAGCCCATGATCGAGCCGGGCATTGCGCAGGTGCTGGGCGTGGGCGAGGCCCGCGTGCGCGAGGCGCTGGAGCGGCTGGCCTTCACCGTCCATCAGCGCCAGCGCGAGGCCGCGGCGGCCGGTCAGGATGGCGAGGCGGCCGACATCAGCGAAGGCGAAATCCTGGTTGCGTTCAAGCCACTGCTGGGCGAGGTGGCGCCCGACGTCCTGCTGCGCTATTTGCAGGAGCGCGCCGGCCTGTTGATCGAGCGGCGCAGTGGGGTCTACGCGTTCGTGCATCGCTCGCTGCAGGAGTACCTGGCCGCGTGTTTCGTCATGAGCCAGCCGGACGCGGCCGGGCAGTTGGTGCGCTTGCTCAGCGTAGACCCCGCGTGGTGGCGCGAGGTCTTTGTGCTGGGCGCGGGCAAGAAACAGCGCGGCGGCTACGGCGACGCGGTCAACCTGATCAACGCGCTGCTGCCCGACGACCCCGACCCCGCGGCCGAGGAGGTTGCCTGGCGCCTGGCTGTGATTGCCGGGCAGGCGAGCAGGGAGCTGCGCCTGCCGGAGAAAGCGGCCGGCCAGCGCGTCTACGAGGCGGTGCTGGGCCGGGTGCGGCGCGGGCTGGTGGCCCTGGTCGAAGGGGGGCGGCTGCCCGCACCTGAACGGGCCGAGGCCGGCGACCTGCTCGGCCAGCTCGGCGATCCCCGCTTCGATCCGGGCCGGCTGGGCCTGCCGGTGCGTTTCCGCGGCCAGGCCGAGCCGTGGGCAGGCTTCGTGGAGATACCGGCCGGGCCGTTCGTCATGGGCAGCCGCAAGGGGGACAAGGAAGCCAGGGAAGATGAGTTGGGTCCGACCACAAACCGCTGACGATCCCCTACCACTTCTGGATGGCGCGCTACCCGGTGACCGTGGCGCAGTTCCAGCCCTTTGTGGAAGGCGATGGGTA comes from Candidatus Amarolinea dominans and encodes:
- a CDS encoding NACHT domain-containing protein, whose product is MLDNPALEETLQRLVTLLNVSESGAWAFALYDSEGGRLRIRQELALRLSVPPMDVALDAGHANPLAFLDALPPAVQAERLVISYTGLEAAMPAVFGYLDLQRDAFSDYPHSLVFWATEDAWRQVMAQAPNFYSRRRGLFDFRGAGTQPAAAVASHMQTLRKRVADLKDKLLKLEALRSVLGDEITEQKSKELDTELQLLIQTAGGAFVVGDVQTAGDFVGRDQWRVYISNFYADKPADQIPVEVLLAAYLRSLAAECSRLPLGLIDTEFVRSSGESPVPLADVYVDLDVVSVPAERTRDERSLALHLARGKEGDRTPLLEAIAVATKRRIVLTGDAGSGKTTFVNYLTYLLATHSPALPQALADALPVRLLLREVAARQIPLDARQGAAAMIWAALRDDLRQRLGETAGDRAFETWQQRLLKEPAVILLDGLDEVPEAQRRREVLLQAIRDFLAPLPKVTRVLVTARPYAYADPRWHLPRFSTLALAPFDERQVQRFIARWYQAVAPDLGWDAVTAQQRGERLAAALQERPFLADLASRPLLLTLMATLHSSWGQLPEDRADLYEETVKLLLARWQRGREISGPDGQPMIEPGIAQVLGVGEARVREALERLAFTVHQRQREAAAAGQDGEAADISEGEILVAFKPLLGEVAPDVLLRYLQERAGLLIERRSGVYAFVHRSLQEYLAACFVMSQPDAAGQLVRLLSVDPAWWREVFVLGAGKKQRGGYGDAVNLINALLPDDPDPAAEEVAWRLAVIAGQASRELRLPEKAAGQRVYEAVLGRVRRGLVALVEGGRLPAPERAEAGDLLGQLGDPRFDPGRLGLPVRFRGQAEPWAGFVEIPAGPFVMGSRKGDKEAREDELGPTTNR